Proteins encoded together in one Juglans regia cultivar Chandler chromosome 9, Walnut 2.0, whole genome shotgun sequence window:
- the LOC108992680 gene encoding homeobox-leucine zipper protein ATHB-52-like isoform X3 has product MDFCCSQNQKHPSKHNKKRLNPEQVRLPDRSFTSNNKLEPERKLQLAEQLVLPLRQVAIWYQNKRARWKTQSLELEHNVLHQELENALVENRWLEKDMERLKGELAKAQDMVLPLKQTGA; this is encoded by the exons ATGGATTTCTGTTGCAGCCAAAACCAAAAACACCCATCCAAACACAACAAAAAGAGACTAAATCCTGAGCAAGTGAGGCTCCCTGATAGAAGCTTCACTTCTAACAACAAGCTAGAGCCTGAGCGCAAGCTTCAGCTAGCAGAACAACTCGTTTTGCCCCTGAGACAGGTTGCTATTTGGTACCAAAACAAGCGAGCTCGGTGGAAGACCCAGAGCCTTGAGCTTGAACACAACGTGCTTCATCAAGAGCTAGAAAATGCATTAGTTGAAAATAGGTGGCTCGAGAAAGACATGGAGCGGCTTAAAGGAGAGTTGGCGAAAGCTCAAGATATGGTTCTTCCTTTGAAGCAAACTGG GGCATGA
- the LOC108992648 gene encoding reticulon-4-interacting protein 1, mitochondrial-like, which yields MRILTPRSFSIGRNFLSPSSDVSGLRGIVTSCRAVVLPRFGGPEVLELRPNLEVPALKSNEVLVRARAVSINPLDTRMRSAYGRSIFEPHLPLILGRDISGEVAALGASVRSLSVGQEVFGALHPTAIRGTYADYAILSEDELAPKPVAVTHVEASAIPFAALTAWRALKGSARISEGQRVLVVGGGGAVGFAAIQLSVAAGCHVTATCGSQSIGRVLAAGAEQAVDYTAEDLELAIKGKFDAVLDTIGAPETERISINFLKRGGHYMTLQGEAASLADRYGLAIGLPLATAILLKKQIQYRYSHGIEYWWTYMRADSEGLDEIRRLSEAGKLKMPVEKTFPITQVREAHKAKDERHIPGKIVLELD from the exons ATGCGAATTCTGACGCCTCGGAGCTTCTCGATTGGTAGAAATTTTCTTAGTCCCAGTTCAGACGTTTCGGGGCTGAGAGGCATCGTTACCAGCTGCAGAGCCGTCGTGCTTCCGCGGTTCGGTGGGCCGGAGGTGCTGGAACTCCGTCCCAATCTGGAAGTCCCCGCTCTCAAATCCAATGAGGTTCTCGTCCGCGCTCGTGCCGTCTCCATTAACCCTCTCGATACCAGA atgcGATCAGCCTATGGTCGTTCCATATTTGAACCACATCTACCTCTCATTTTGGGTCGTGATATTAGTGGTGAAGTTGCAGCGCTTGGAGCTTCAGTTCGGTCACTAAGTGTTGGGCAAGAAGTTTTTGGTGCATTGCATCCAACTGCCATTAGGGGTACTTATGCTGACTATGCAATTCTTTCTGAAGATGAGCTTGCTCCCAAACCTGTTGCAGTAACACACGTG GAGGCAAGTGCCATTCCTTTTGCTGCGTTGACAGCATGGCGTGCCTTAAAAGGTTCTGCTAGGATAAGTGAGGG GCAAAGAGTATTGGTGGTGGGTGGTGGAGGAGCAGTAGGGTTTGCCGCCATTCAGCTTTCAGTAGCTGCAGGGTGCCATGTTACAGCTACTTGTGGAAGTCAAAGTATTGGTCGAGTATTGGCAGCTGGTGCGGAGCAGGCAGTTGACTACACTGCTGAG GACCTTGAATTGGCAATAAAAGGGAAGTTTGATGCTGTTTTGGACACCATTGGTGCACCAGAGACAGAAAGAATAAGTATAAACTTTTTGAAGAGAGGTGGACACTATATGACGCTTCAG GGTGAGGCGGCATCTTTGGCTGATAGGTATGGGCTAGCAATTGGACTTCCTTTAGCCACAGCTATTTTACTGAAGAAACAAATTCAATACCGTTATTCTCATGGAATAG AATATTGGTGGACATACATGAGGGCTGACTCAGAAGGTTTAGATGAGATTCGCAGACTCTCAGAAGCTGGGAAGCTGAAAATGCCAGTGGAAAAAACATTTCCCATAACGCAGGTTAGAGAGGCTCACAAGGCCAAAGATGAGCGGCACATTCCCGGTAAAATAGTGTTGGAACTTGActga
- the LOC108992661 gene encoding eukaryotic translation initiation factor 5B-like has product MESERPHRTTSTNGSSTSELFICFTSRLSSSSMKLSKSILSPGRTREPSQISLSSSLSRRLRSSGSMKGGQASPMFPTGGKKRGYGFENPEPSSPKVTCIGQVRVKTKKQGKKMRTRSKRRGEASFRRVEQQNASVVTHEELNTQNIANGQFQSHQILQQQQHEGLPHRNQRWVHLPVTICEALRAFGAELNCFLPCRSSCMTSEREKEEKAARADGGECGNGSSCGAVFARWLVAMQEGEGKGREIELVVREEERVTERNPSQRRREVFDAGFEIKEQRKEVEDAEEEEARASICIPPKNALLLMRCRSDPVKMAALANRFWDSPTRKDVDEDYDQDEAEGHKDKEEQHGEVEVGEGQEGKVEVETEEKEDEIRDKWVSAGEGHGHLEEKANFVVEEQDEGVEENSERSPQVINQLHEHPLEQEAYEDEDDEEEEDDEVDEEEEELELNQVVPAEETLLSSPPGALADPENSKMEPEADHAEQEAEDNKGASFSPSSVISAQSGQESEEQEEQRDAKPAALGEEAEESNAEKEMPERPWEGPSHRRSDPEYPIHNEHYSGFEPNIQEIQQKPERGSSVLPDCLLLMMCEPKLSMEVSKETWVCSTDFIRCLPERPANKTNGEDEVKKRVSTEVSNPTDPPHQLLLQPPRSSCSFPIAAAAPGAGSSMARMIEQKLVGSNGYEPFVLTRCKSEPRRSSGKFAPEACFWKNRKMEPHRPATLGVGAAGIGF; this is encoded by the coding sequence atggagtCAGAGAGACCCCATCGCACGACAAGCACAAACGGCAGTAGCACCAGCGAGCTCTTCATCTGTTTCACCTCGCGCCTCTCCTCTTCTTCCATGAAGCTCTCCAAATCCATTCTCAGCCCAGGCCGTACCAGAGAACCATCCCAAATCTCTCTTTCCTCCTCTCTTAGCCGAAGACTGAGAAGCAGTGGCAGCATGAAGGGTGGCCAGGCCTCGCCAATGTTCCCAACTGGGGGCAAGAAACGAGGGTACGGTTTCGAAAACCCAGAGCCCTCTTCTCCCAAGGTGACCTGTATTGGCCAGGTGAGGGTCAAAACCAAGAAACAAGGGAAAAAGATGAGAACGAGGTCCAAAAGAAGAGGTGAGGCGAGCTTTCGGAGAGTGGAGCAGCAAAATGCGAGTGTTGTCACGCATGAAGAGCTTAACACTCAGAATATTGCTAACGGTCAGTTTCAAAGCCACCAGATTTTACAACAACAGCAGCATGAAGGCTTGCCGCATCGGAACCAAAGGTGGGTACATCTACCAGTAACAATTTGCGAAGCTTTGAGGGCCTTCGGTGCTGAGCTGAATTGTTTCCTGCCTTGCCGGTCTTCGTGTATGACAAGCGaaagggaaaaggaagagaaagctGCTAGAGCGGACGGTGGTGAGTGTGGAAATGGGAGTTCTTGCGGGGCTGTGTTTGCAAGGTGGCTGGTGGCGATGCAAGAAGGTGAAGGCAAGGGGAGGGAGATAGAGTTGGTGGTacgagaagaagagagagtgaCCGAGAGAAATCCGAGTCAGCGGAGGAGGGAGGTTTTTGATGCGGGATTTGAGATTAAAGAGCAGAGGAAAGAGGTTGAGGATGCGGAGGAAGAGGAAGCAAGGGCGAGCATTTGTATTCCGCCTAAGAATGCTTTGTTGCTTATGAGGTGCAGATCCGACCCAGTGAAAATGGCGGCCTTGGCGAATCGGTTTTGGGACTCCCCAACTCGGAAAGATGTGGATGAGGATTATGATCAGGATGAAGCTGAGGGTCACAAAGATAAGGAAGAACAACACGGGGAGGTGGAAGTGGGCGAAGGACAGGAAGGAAAAGTTGAGGTGGAAACAGAGGAAAAAGAGGATGAAATTCGTGACAAGTGGGTTTCTGCTGGTGAAGGGCATGGACACCTAGAAGAGAAGGCAAACTTCGTTGTAGAGGAACAAGATGAGGGGGTGGAAGAAAACTCAGAAAGGAGTCCACAAGTTATTAATCAGTTGCATGAACACCCATTAGAACAAGAAGCATACGAAgacgaagatgatgaagaagaagaagacgacgaagttgatgaagaagaagaagaattagaGTTGAACCAGGTGGTACCAGCAGAAGAAACTCTGTTGAGTTCTCCACCTGGAGCTCTTGCAGATCCAGAGAACTCAAAGATGGAACCCGAAGCCGACCACGCAGAACAAGAAGCAGAAGATAACAAAGGAGCTAGCTTTTCACCTTCCTCTGTAATATCGGCACAGTCAGGGCAAGAATCAGAAGAGCAAGAAGAGCAAAGAGATGCAAAGCCTGCAGCTTTAGGCGAAGAAGCAGAGGAGTCAAACGCGGAGAAAGAGATGCCAGAGAGGCCATGGGAAGGGCCTTCCCATCGAAGGTCGGACCCCGAATACCCGATCCACAACGAACATTATTCGGGTTTCGAGCCAAATATCCAGGAAATTCAACAAAAGCCAGAGAGAGGGAGTTCAGTCTTGCCGGATTGCTTGTTATTGATGATGTGTGAGCCGAAGCTATCTATGGAGGTCTCCAAAGAGACCTGGGTTTGCAGTACAGACTTCATTCGATGCCTCCCAGAGAGACCGGCCAACAAAACGAACGGCGAAGATGAGGTCAAGAAACGAGTCAGCACGGAGGTCTCCAATCCTACTGACCCGCCGCACCAGCTGCTGCTGCAGCCGCCGCGATCTTCATGCTCGTTCCCAATTGCAGCGGCGGCTCCGGGAGCAGGCTCCTCGATGGCTAGAATGATAGAGCAGAAGCTGGTGGGGTCCAATGGGTATGAACCGTTCGTGCTGACGCGGTGCAAGTCGGAGCCGAGGAGGTCGTCGGGTAAGTTCGCCCCGGAGGCCTGTTTCTGGAAGAATCGGAAGATGGAGCCGCACCGCCCGGCTACGCTTGGGGTAGGTGCGGCTGGGATCGGATTCTGA
- the LOC108992680 gene encoding homeobox-leucine zipper protein ATHB-52-like isoform X1, with the protein MDFCCSQNQKHPSKHNKKRLNPEQVRLPDRSFTSNNKLEPERKLQLAEQLVLPLRQVAIWYQNKRARWKTQSLELEHNVLHQELENALVENRWLEKDMERLKGELAKAQDMVLPLKQTGRYSLAKYRPTRNPEVEPLPRAAPRT; encoded by the exons ATGGATTTCTGTTGCAGCCAAAACCAAAAACACCCATCCAAACACAACAAAAAGAGACTAAATCCTGAGCAAGTGAGGCTCCCTGATAGAAGCTTCACTTCTAACAACAAGCTAGAGCCTGAGCGCAAGCTTCAGCTAGCAGAACAACTCGTTTTGCCCCTGAGACAGGTTGCTATTTGGTACCAAAACAAGCGAGCTCGGTGGAAGACCCAGAGCCTTGAGCTTGAACACAACGTGCTTCATCAAGAGCTAGAAAATGCATTAGTTGAAAATAGGTGGCTCGAGAAAGACATGGAGCGGCTTAAAGGAGAGTTGGCGAAAGCTCAAGATATGGTTCTTCCTTTGAAGCAAACTGG ACGGTATAGTCTTGCAAAATACAGACCAACAAGGAATCCGGAGGTGGAACCATTACCTCGAGCTGCACCAAGGACATGA
- the LOC108992635 gene encoding protein SAWADEE HOMEODOMAIN HOMOLOG 2-like yields the protein MGRPPSNGGPAFRFTQNEVVEMDVILQQHNNTMPSRDVIVSLAEKFSESAERKGKITVQMKQVWNWFQNRRYAIRAKISKAPGKLNVSPMPRDDSNPVRNVPQPQSVAASSVLSAGKGATENSPMEFEAKSGRDGAWYDVAAFVSHRHLETGDPEVLVRFAGFGSEEDEWVNVRKHVRPRSLPCESSECVAVLPGDLILCFQEGKEQALYYDAHVLDAQRRRHDVRGCRCRFLVRYDHDQSEEIVPLRKVCRRPETDYRLQQLHAVNEVASINQQKTTTNPLADSAPRAITPVETMQKQHSGEAAMVAPVSHANISVATHTVTLEPKEFEAGNPNIAGNSNVPTGTAVVSSTAPFGSMENRHEAKL from the exons ATGGGTCGGCCTCCTAGCAATGGAGGCCCTGCCTTCCGCTTCACACAAAATGAG GTTGTGGAGATGGATGTTATTCTGCAGCAACACAATAATACAATGCCATCACGTGATGTTATTGTGTCACTTGCAGAGAAGTTCAG TGAGTCAGCAGAACGCAAAGGGAAGATTACAGTTCAAATGAAGCAA GTTTGGAACTGGTTCCAAAATAGGCGGTATGCTATAAGGGCAAAAATAAGTAAGGCTCCTGGGAAGTTAAATGTCTCTCCCATGCCTCGGGATGACTCAAATCCAGTGAGAAATGTACCACAACCACAATCTGTAGCTGCTTCTTCAG TTCTAAGTGCAGGAAAGGGTGCTACTGAAAATTCTCCAATGGAGTTTGAAGCCAAATCTGGGAGGGATGGTGCATG gtATGATGTTGCTGCCTTTGTTTCCCATAGACATTTGGAGACTGGTGATCCA GAAGTACTTGTCCGTTTTGCTGGTTTCGGATCAGAGGAGGATGAGTGGGTTAATGTTCGTAAGCATGTCAGGCCGCGCTCTCTCCCATGTGAATCATCAGAATGTGTTGCAGTTCTTCCTGGAGATCTCATACTCTGTTTTCAG GAAGGTAAAGAGCAGGCTCTTTACTATGATGCCCATGTCCTTGATGCACAAAGACGAAGGCATGATGTCAGAGGTTGCCGTTGTAGGTTTTTGGTGCGTTACGATCATGATCAGTCTGAG GAAATAGTGCCACTGAGAAAGGTTTGCCGTCGGCCTGAAACTGACTACAGGCTGCAGCAACTTCATGCTGTGAATGAGGTAGCATCCATCAACCAGCAGAAAACTACCACAAATCCTTTGGCAGACAGTGCTCCGAGGGCTATTACTCCTGTTGAAACAATGCAAAAGCAACACTCCGGCGAGGCTGCCATGGTGGCTCCTGTATCCCATGCTAACATTTCTGTAGCCACTCATACAGTAACCCTTGAACCGAAAGAATTTGAAGCTGGCAACCCTAACATTGCAGGAAATTCTAATGTTCCCACAGGTACTGCAGTCGTGAGCAGCACTGCTCCTTTTGGCTCTATGGAGAACAGACATGAAGCAAAGTTGTAG
- the LOC108992680 gene encoding homeobox-leucine zipper protein ATHB-52-like isoform X2, with protein sequence MDFCCSQNQKHPSKHNKKRLNPEQVRLPDRSFTSNNKLEPERKLQLAEQLVLPLRQVAIWYQNKRARWKTQSLELEHNVLHQELENALVENRWLEKDMERLKGELAKAQDMVLPLKQTGSAQGMTQTV encoded by the exons ATGGATTTCTGTTGCAGCCAAAACCAAAAACACCCATCCAAACACAACAAAAAGAGACTAAATCCTGAGCAAGTGAGGCTCCCTGATAGAAGCTTCACTTCTAACAACAAGCTAGAGCCTGAGCGCAAGCTTCAGCTAGCAGAACAACTCGTTTTGCCCCTGAGACAGGTTGCTATTTGGTACCAAAACAAGCGAGCTCGGTGGAAGACCCAGAGCCTTGAGCTTGAACACAACGTGCTTCATCAAGAGCTAGAAAATGCATTAGTTGAAAATAGGTGGCTCGAGAAAGACATGGAGCGGCTTAAAGGAGAGTTGGCGAAAGCTCAAGATATGGTTCTTCCTTTGAAGCAAACTGGGTCGGCTCAG GGCATGACACAGACGGTATAG
- the LOC108992673 gene encoding uncharacterized protein LOC108992673, with protein sequence MLQSLSYHFLSPNFPISLPHLHNSSLFPSPLVSVPYRPTNLHHVSALPRTRPETWLAQVPESTSTAAPEEGPIELPPSTPSIFATTDDPSPIQVATSVLLTGAISVFLFRAVRRRAKRAKELKFRSSGVKSLKEEAVDTLRAMGSAPVETSSPPSPVQAFLGGVSAGVIALILYKFATTIEASLNRQALSDSFSVRQITITVRTIVNGLCYLATFVFGANSIGLFLYSGQLAMNSMMEGSTNEENKSKGDEPLDSPNSTAESATDATEVSSSKGDQSSNDKQ encoded by the exons ATGTTGCAGTCTCTCTCCTACCACTTTCTCAGTCCCAACTTTCCCATCTCCCTACCTCACCTCCACAATTCCTCTCTTTTCCCATCCCCTCTTGTCAGCGTCCCTTACAGACCCACTAATCTCCACCATGTCTCAGCCCTCCCTCGCACCAGACCCGAGACATGGCTTGCCCAGGTCCCCGAATCCACATCCACTGCTGCACCGGAGGAGGGTCCTATCGAGCTCCCACCGTCTACTCCTTCCATTTTTGCCACCACAGACGACCCTTCTCCTATTCAAGTTGCCACCAGTGTTCTTCTCACGGGTGCCATCTCTGTATTCCTCTTCCGCGCTGTCCGTCGCCGCGCCAAGCGTGCCAAAGAACTG AAATTTAGGTCTTCGGGAGTGAAGTCATTGAAGGAGGAGGCAGTGGATACCTTGAGAGCAATGGGGTCGGCTCCTGTTGAAACCAGCTCTCCTCCTTCACCTGTTCAAGCATTCTTGGGTGGAGTGTCAGCTGGTGTCATCGCACTTATTCTCTACAAATTCGCTACTACAATTGAGGCATCTCTCAATCGCCAGGCGCTTTCAGATAGTTTTTCG GTCCGCCAGATAACCATAACCGTAAG GACTATTGTAAATGGTTTGTGCTACCTTGCAACCTTTGTTTTTGGCGCCAACTCTATTGGGTTATTCCTTTATTCTGGTCAACTTGCCATGAACTCCATGATGGAAGGTTCTacaaatgaagaaaacaaaagcaaaggTGATGAGCCGTTAGACTCACCAAATTCAACAGCTGAGAGTGCCACAGATGCCACTGAGGTAAGCAGCAGCAAGGGGGATCAAAGTTCTAATGATAAACAATAA